The following coding sequences lie in one Methanothermobacter sp. MT-2 genomic window:
- a CDS encoding pyrrolo-quinoline quinone, with protein MKRMIIGFIILSIILSPVSAVDWPMFHGGPEHTGFLEEPSDFAPHTWTIKIGPVKGSLAIFNKVAYIGSLDGKIYAINLEDGMILWDYKTGGDIVSSPAIKNGTLFIGSMDGYLYAMDTKTGELKWKFKTGNSIESSPAVSNDTVYIGSNDCRVYAIDIETGGKKWDLYLGDSIKSSPILVNDTLYVAATNGRLYAIGTVNGTEIWNYTTGDAIYSTPAFYNGMVYVASNDGNLYAFNGSDGTMEWKYNLGNKVYSSPTIDEKDNSLFIGSDNGNFTCLDTRDGQLKWSYQTGGPIRSTPALFDNFVAFGSDDGTLYILNKYSGKEEWKFSPGYYLFNSPIRSSPVVYGKTIYFASENGYLYSVDSEKKEGPTPVFAYYILGISIILVGVIIGIRILRSR; from the coding sequence CCAAGCGATTTCGCCCCACATACATGGACAATTAAGATAGGGCCAGTTAAAGGTTCTTTGGCGATATTTAACAAGGTGGCGTATATCGGATCCTTGGATGGGAAAATATATGCGATAAATCTTGAAGATGGTATGATACTCTGGGATTACAAAACTGGCGGCGACATAGTATCTTCACCCGCAATAAAAAACGGAACTTTATTTATAGGTTCAATGGATGGCTATCTTTACGCTATGGATACAAAGACTGGTGAATTGAAATGGAAGTTTAAAACAGGTAACTCCATAGAATCTTCACCTGCGGTTTCAAATGATACTGTTTATATAGGGTCAAATGATTGCCGTGTTTATGCCATAGACATAGAAACCGGTGGAAAAAAATGGGATTTATATCTAGGCGATTCAATAAAATCTTCACCGATACTTGTAAATGATACATTGTATGTTGCAGCGACAAATGGGAGATTATATGCAATCGGAACTGTGAACGGAACTGAAATATGGAATTACACTACAGGAGATGCGATATATTCAACGCCGGCTTTTTATAATGGTATGGTTTATGTTGCTTCAAATGATGGTAATCTTTATGCATTTAATGGTAGTGATGGGACCATGGAATGGAAATACAATCTCGGTAATAAAGTGTATTCATCCCCTACCATAGATGAAAAAGACAACAGTTTATTCATAGGATCAGATAACGGCAATTTCACTTGCCTTGATACTAGGGATGGGCAATTAAAATGGTCATATCAAACTGGAGGACCTATAAGATCCACACCAGCCCTTTTTGATAATTTTGTGGCCTTCGGATCAGATGATGGAACATTATATATTTTAAATAAATATAGCGGGAAAGAGGAGTGGAAATTTTCACCGGGCTACTATCTGTTTAATTCACCAATAAGATCTTCTCCCGTAGTCTATGGTAAAACAATATATTTCGCATCAGAAAACGGGTACTTGTATTCTGTGGATAGTGAAAAAAAGGAAGGTCCAACCCCAGTATTTGCATATTATATCCTGGGGATATCCATAATCTTAGTTGGAGTGATAATAGGCATTAGAATACTGAGAAGTAGATGA
- a CDS encoding DNA/RNA-binding protein AlbA, with amino-acid sequence MSEENVVYIGNKPVMNYVLAVVTQMNGGADEVILKARGRAISRAVDVAEIVKNRFIPDIDVANIDISTEEIIGNEGTATNVSAIEIQLRK; translated from the coding sequence ATGTCAGAGGAGAATGTTGTATACATTGGAAACAAACCTGTAATGAACTATGTGTTGGCCGTTGTAACCCAAATGAACGGCGGAGCTGATGAAGTGATATTAAAAGCCCGTGGGCGAGCTATAAGCCGGGCTGTTGATGTCGCCGAGATTGTGAAAAATCGCTTCATACCGGACATCGATGTTGCCAACATTGATATTTCCACAGAGGAGATCATTGGTAACGAAGGAACAGCTACAAATGTTTCAGCAATTGAAATCCAATTAAGAAAATAA